The following are from one region of the Streptococcus sp. 1643 genome:
- a CDS encoding low molecular weight protein-tyrosine-phosphatase, translated as MKKIVFVCLGNICRSPMAEFVMKSMTSDYHVESRATSSWEHGNPIHKGTQRMFQQYQIPYDKDKTSLQIGREDFELFDYIIGMDASNVSDLRHMCPQELQYKIYSFASESVPDPWYTGDFEETYARITSGCQSWLDRLEKESNNGKA; from the coding sequence ATGAAAAAAATAGTATTTGTTTGCCTAGGAAATATCTGCCGAAGCCCCATGGCAGAGTTTGTGATGAAGTCCATGACGAGCGATTACCACGTCGAGAGTCGGGCAACGTCATCATGGGAACATGGCAATCCGATTCATAAGGGAACGCAGAGGATGTTCCAGCAGTATCAGATCCCGTATGACAAAGACAAAACATCGCTTCAGATTGGCAGAGAGGACTTTGAATTGTTTGATTACATTATCGGTATGGATGCTTCAAACGTTTCAGATCTGCGTCACATGTGTCCTCAGGAACTACAGTACAAAATCTACTCTTTTGCATCTGAAAGTGTCCCAGATCCTTGGTATACAGGAGATTTTGAGGAAACCTATGCTCGTATCACAAGTGGATGTCAAAGCTGGCTAGATCGATTAGAAAAAGAGAGTAACAATGGAAAAGCTTAA
- the pbp2a gene encoding penicillin-binding protein PBP2A, which yields MKLDKLFEKFLSLFKKETNESAEPDSTSMRRSRSDRKKLSQVGPIRKFWRRYHLTKIVIILGLSAGLLVGTYLFAIAKSTNVNDLQNALKTRTLIFDREEKDAGALSGQKGTYVELTDISKDLQNAVVATEDRSFYKNDGINYGRFFLAILTAGRSGGGSTITQQLAKNAYLSQDQTVERKAKEFFLALELTKKYTKEQILTMYLNNAYFGNGVWGVEDASKKYFGVSASQLTLDQAATLAGMLKGPELYNPLNSVETSTNRRDTVLQNMVAAGYIDKNQETEAAGVDMASQLQDKYEGKVSDYRYPSYFDAVVNEAVSKYNLTEEEIVNNGYRIYTELDQNYQANMQVIYENTALFPTAEDGTHAESGSVALEPKTGGVRGVVGRVAGDDKPGFRNFNYATQSKRSPGSTIKPLVVYTPAVEAGWALNKQLDNHTMQYNSYQVDNYAGIKTSPEVPMYQALAESLNLPAVATVNELGIDKAFDAGERFGLNMEKVDRVLGVALGGGVETNPLQMAQAYAAFANGGLMPEAHFITRIENASGQVIKSHKNSQKRVIDKSVADKMTSMMLGTFTNGTGISSSPADYVMAGKTGTTEAVFNPEYTSDQWVIGYTPDVVISHWLGFPTTDENHYLAGSTSNGAAHVFRSMANTILPYTTGSTFTVENAYKQNGIEPENTKKQVVENETNQSEDPIGDIRSRAQNLVDEAGRAISEAKIKEKAQTIWDSILNLFR from the coding sequence ATGAAATTAGATAAATTATTTGAGAAGTTTCTTTCTCTCTTTAAAAAAGAAACGAATGAATCAGCGGAGCCTGATTCGACTAGCATGCGTCGTTCACGGAGCGATAGAAAAAAATTGTCCCAAGTAGGGCCAATTCGAAAATTTTGGCGCCGTTATCATCTGACAAAAATCGTCATCATTTTAGGGTTAAGTGCAGGTTTGCTAGTAGGAACCTACCTATTTGCGATAGCCAAGTCGACCAATGTCAATGACTTGCAAAATGCCTTGAAAACGCGAACTCTGATTTTTGACCGCGAAGAAAAAGACGCAGGAGCCCTATCAGGTCAAAAGGGAACCTATGTTGAACTGACAGATATCAGTAAAGATTTACAGAATGCTGTCGTCGCGACAGAGGACCGTTCCTTTTATAAAAATGATGGGATTAACTACGGTCGTTTCTTTCTAGCCATCCTTACAGCAGGCCGTTCTGGAGGGGGGTCCACCATCACTCAACAGTTGGCAAAAAATGCCTACCTTTCTCAGGACCAGACCGTTGAACGGAAGGCCAAGGAGTTTTTCCTTGCCTTAGAGTTGACAAAGAAGTACACCAAGGAGCAAATCCTTACTATGTACCTCAATAACGCCTACTTTGGAAATGGGGTATGGGGTGTTGAAGATGCAAGTAAGAAATATTTCGGTGTATCCGCTTCGCAACTAACGCTTGATCAGGCGGCTACTCTAGCAGGGATGCTCAAGGGACCAGAATTGTATAATCCATTAAATTCTGTTGAAACTTCGACCAACCGTAGGGATACTGTTTTGCAAAATATGGTTGCAGCGGGCTATATTGATAAAAATCAAGAGACCGAAGCGGCTGGAGTAGATATGGCTTCACAACTGCAAGATAAGTATGAAGGCAAGGTTTCGGATTATCGTTACCCGTCCTATTTTGATGCAGTTGTCAACGAAGCGGTTTCCAAGTACAATCTCACAGAAGAAGAGATTGTCAACAATGGCTATCGCATCTATACAGAGCTTGACCAAAACTACCAAGCAAACATGCAGGTTATTTATGAAAACACTGCGCTATTTCCAACAGCAGAAGACGGAACGCATGCCGAATCTGGTAGTGTCGCTCTGGAACCCAAGACTGGTGGAGTGCGTGGAGTTGTTGGCCGTGTAGCTGGTGATGACAAACCAGGCTTCCGCAATTTCAACTATGCCACTCAGTCTAAGCGTAGCCCAGGCTCAACCATTAAACCTTTAGTCGTTTATACACCCGCAGTAGAAGCAGGATGGGCCTTGAACAAGCAACTGGATAATCATACGATGCAGTACAACAGTTATCAAGTAGACAACTATGCGGGTATTAAGACATCTCCAGAAGTACCTATGTATCAGGCCTTGGCGGAATCACTCAACCTACCTGCTGTTGCGACTGTAAATGAATTAGGTATTGACAAAGCTTTTGACGCTGGGGAGAGATTTGGTCTGAATATGGAAAAAGTTGACCGAGTTCTTGGAGTTGCTCTTGGTGGAGGTGTGGAGACGAATCCTCTCCAGATGGCGCAAGCCTATGCAGCCTTTGCCAATGGAGGTCTAATGCCTGAAGCACATTTCATCACTCGTATTGAAAATGCCAGCGGTCAGGTCATCAAGAGTCATAAAAACTCCCAAAAACGAGTGATTGATAAGTCGGTAGCTGATAAAATGACCAGCATGATGCTAGGAACATTTACCAATGGTACAGGAATTAGTTCATCACCAGCGGATTACGTTATGGCTGGTAAAACAGGTACGACTGAAGCTGTTTTCAACCCAGAATATACCAGTGACCAGTGGGTGATCGGCTATACTCCAGATGTTGTAATCAGCCACTGGCTCGGCTTCCCAACAACAGATGAGAATCATTATCTAGCAGGTTCGACCTCCAATGGAGCAGCCCATGTCTTTAGAAGTATGGCTAATACCATTTTACCTTACACTACAGGTAGCACTTTTACAGTTGAGAATGCTTATAAACAAAATGGGATTGAACCAGAAAATACGAAAAAGCAGGTTGTTGAAAATGAGACAAACCAGTCTGAGGACCCAATAGGAGATATTCGTAGTCGTGCACAAAATCTTGTAGATGAAGCAGGCCGTGCGATTTCAGAAGCTAAAATAAAAGAAAAAGCCCAGACAATATGGGACTCAATCCTTAATCTATTTCGTTAA
- the yajC gene encoding preprotein translocase subunit YajC: MSPNLTFLIMLVGMFALMFFMQRSQKKQAQKRMESLNKLQKGYEVITIGGLYGTVDEVDTEKGTIVLDVDGVYLTFELAAIKTVLPLKEAVTPEGTVVDEGGAIEE; this comes from the coding sequence ATTAGTCCAAATTTAACATTTTTGATCATGCTTGTAGGTATGTTTGCCTTGATGTTCTTTATGCAACGTTCTCAAAAGAAACAAGCGCAAAAGCGTATGGAAAGTTTGAACAAGCTTCAAAAAGGATATGAAGTCATTACAATTGGTGGGCTTTACGGAACAGTGGATGAAGTAGATACTGAGAAAGGTACAATCGTACTGGATGTAGATGGGGTCTATTTGACCTTTGAATTGGCTGCAATTAAGACCGTTTTGCCACTCAAAGAAGCTGTGACACCAGAAGGAACAGTTGTTGACGAAGGCGGAGCAATCGAAGAATAA
- the adhE gene encoding bifunctional acetaldehyde-CoA/alcohol dehydrogenase — translation MADKKTVTPEEKQLAAEKHVDGLVKKALVALDEMRKLNQEQVDYIVAKASVAALDAHGILAQHAVEETGRGVFEDKATKNLFACEHVVNNMRGVKTVGVIEDDPITGLTKIAEPVGVICGVTPTTNPTSTAIFKSLIALKTRNPIVFAFHPSAQESSAHAAQIVRDAAIAAGAPENCVQWITKPSMEATGALMNHEGVATILATGGNAMVKAAYSCGKPALGVGAGNVPAYVEKSADLRQAAHDIVMSKSFDNGMVCASEQAVIIDKEVYDEFIEEFKSYHTYFVNKKEKALLEEFCFGVKANSKNCAGAKLNANIVGKQAAWIAEQAGFSVPEGTNILAAECAEVGPKEPLTREKLSPVIAVLKAEDTEDGLTKARQMVEFNGLGHSAAIHTKDEALAKRFGTEIKAMRIIWNSPSTFGGIGDVYNAFIPSLTLGCGSYGHNSVGDNVSAINLLNIKKVGKRRNNMQWFKVPSKIYFERNSIQYLQTCEDIERVMIVTDKSIEKLGFVQRVIDQLNARSNRVTIQVFSDVEPDPDITTVERGAEVMKAFEPDTIIALGGGSPMDAAKVMWLFYEQPEIDFRDLVQKFMDIRKRAFRFPSLGKKAKYIGIPTTSGTGSEVTPFAVISDKKNNRKYPLADYSLTPTIAIVDPALVESVPDFIAADTGMDVLTHATEAYTSNFANDYTDGIALQTIKLVFEWLEKSVKTADPEAREKMHNASTMAGMAFANAFLGMSHSMAHKIGGVHHTVHGRTNAILLPYVIRYNGTRPSKTTTWPKYNYWKADEKFQDIAKMLGLPHSTPEEAVEAYAKAVYELGVAVGIKMNFKDQGIDEKAWEDSLHEIALLAYEDQCSPANPRLPMVADMEEIMADAYYGYAERPGRRK, via the coding sequence ATGGCTGATAAAAAAACAGTAACACCAGAGGAAAAACAACTTGCTGCTGAAAAGCATGTCGATGGTCTCGTGAAAAAAGCCTTGGTTGCGCTTGATGAAATGCGCAAGTTGAACCAAGAGCAAGTTGACTATATCGTAGCAAAAGCGTCTGTTGCAGCACTTGACGCGCACGGTATCCTTGCACAACACGCAGTTGAAGAAACTGGTCGTGGGGTATTTGAAGACAAGGCAACAAAAAACCTATTTGCCTGTGAACACGTAGTGAACAATATGCGTGGAGTTAAAACAGTTGGAGTTATCGAAGATGATCCAATTACAGGTTTGACAAAGATTGCGGAGCCTGTCGGGGTAATCTGTGGTGTCACTCCTACAACAAACCCAACTTCAACAGCGATTTTCAAATCATTGATTGCTTTGAAAACACGTAACCCAATCGTTTTCGCCTTCCACCCATCAGCTCAAGAATCTTCTGCTCATGCAGCACAAATCGTTCGTGATGCGGCGATCGCAGCAGGTGCTCCTGAAAACTGTGTTCAGTGGATTACAAAGCCATCTATGGAAGCAACTGGAGCGCTAATGAACCACGAAGGTGTTGCAACTATTCTTGCAACTGGTGGGAATGCTATGGTTAAAGCGGCATACTCATGTGGAAAACCAGCACTTGGGGTAGGTGCCGGAAACGTTCCTGCCTATGTAGAAAAATCTGCTGACCTTCGTCAAGCGGCTCATGACATCGTTATGTCTAAATCATTTGATAATGGGATGGTCTGTGCATCAGAACAAGCGGTTATCATTGATAAAGAAGTGTATGATGAATTTATAGAAGAATTCAAATCATATCACACTTACTTTGTAAACAAGAAAGAAAAAGCACTTCTTGAAGAATTCTGTTTCGGTGTGAAAGCTAACAGCAAAAACTGTGCAGGTGCTAAACTAAATGCAAACATCGTTGGTAAACAAGCAGCATGGATTGCTGAACAAGCAGGATTCAGCGTTCCAGAAGGAACAAACATCTTGGCTGCAGAATGTGCAGAAGTAGGACCGAAAGAACCATTGACTCGTGAAAAATTGTCACCAGTTATCGCTGTCCTAAAAGCTGAAGATACAGAAGATGGTCTTACAAAAGCTCGTCAAATGGTTGAGTTTAACGGACTTGGTCACTCAGCAGCCATCCATACAAAAGACGAAGCTCTTGCTAAACGCTTTGGTACAGAAATCAAAGCAATGCGTATTATCTGGAACTCTCCATCTACTTTCGGTGGTATCGGTGACGTATACAATGCCTTCATTCCATCATTGACACTTGGATGTGGTTCATATGGACACAACTCAGTCGGTGATAATGTGAGTGCGATCAACCTTCTAAACATCAAGAAAGTAGGGAAACGTAGAAATAATATGCAGTGGTTTAAAGTTCCTTCAAAAATTTACTTCGAACGCAATTCTATCCAATACCTTCAAACATGTGAAGATATTGAACGCGTTATGATTGTTACAGACAAATCTATCGAAAAGCTTGGCTTTGTTCAACGTGTTATCGATCAATTGAACGCACGTAGCAATCGTGTAACTATCCAAGTATTCTCAGATGTTGAACCAGATCCAGACATCACAACTGTAGAACGTGGTGCTGAAGTGATGAAAGCATTTGAACCAGATACAATCATCGCTCTTGGTGGTGGTTCTCCAATGGACGCGGCCAAAGTAATGTGGCTCTTCTACGAACAACCAGAAATCGACTTCCGTGACTTGGTTCAAAAATTCATGGACATCCGTAAACGTGCCTTCCGCTTCCCATCACTTGGTAAGAAAGCGAAGTACATCGGTATCCCAACAACTTCAGGTACAGGTTCAGAAGTAACACCATTTGCCGTTATCTCTGATAAGAAAAACAACCGCAAATACCCATTGGCTGACTACTCATTGACACCAACTATTGCCATTGTTGACCCTGCTTTGGTTGAGTCAGTTCCAGACTTCATCGCTGCTGATACAGGTATGGACGTCTTGACTCATGCTACTGAAGCCTACACTTCAAACTTTGCTAACGACTATACAGACGGTATCGCCCTTCAAACAATCAAACTTGTCTTTGAATGGTTGGAAAAATCTGTTAAGACAGCTGACCCAGAAGCACGTGAAAAAATGCATAATGCGTCTACAATGGCTGGTATGGCTTTCGCCAATGCCTTCCTTGGTATGAGCCACTCAATGGCCCACAAGATTGGTGGTGTTCACCATACTGTTCACGGACGTACAAACGCTATCTTGCTTCCATACGTTATCCGTTACAACGGAACTCGTCCATCTAAGACTACTACATGGCCTAAATACAACTACTGGAAAGCTGATGAGAAATTCCAAGACATCGCGAAAATGCTTGGCTTGCCTCACTCAACTCCAGAAGAAGCAGTTGAAGCATACGCTAAAGCAGTTTACGAACTTGGTGTTGCAGTAGGTATCAAGATGAACTTCAAGGATCAAGGAATTGATGAAAAAGCTTGGGAAGACAGCTTGCATGAAATTGCCTTGCTTGCTTATGAAGATCAATGTTCACCTGCTAACCCTCGCTTGCCAATGGTAGCTGACATGGAAGAAATCATGGCAGATGCTTACTATGGTTATGCAGAACGTCCAGGACGTCGTAAATAA
- the gap gene encoding type I glyceraldehyde-3-phosphate dehydrogenase has protein sequence MVVKVGINGFGRIGRLAFRRIQNVEGVEVTRINDLTDPVMLAHLLKYDTTQGRFDGTVEVKEGGFEVNGKFVKVSAERDPEQIDWATDGVEIVLEATGFFAKKDAAEKHLKGGAKKVVITAPGGNDVKTVVFNTNHDVLDGTETVISGASCTTNCLAPMAKALQDNFGVVEGLMTTIHAYTGDQMILDGPHRGGDLRRARAGAANIVPNSTGAAKAIGLVIPELNGKLDGSAQRVPTPTGSVTELVAVLEKNVTVDEVNAAMKAASNESYGYTEDPIVSSDIVGMSYGSLFDATQTKVLDVDGKQLVKVVSWYDNEMSYTAQLVRTLEYFAKIAK, from the coding sequence ATGGTAGTTAAAGTTGGTATTAACGGTTTCGGACGTATCGGTCGTCTTGCTTTCCGCCGTATCCAAAACGTAGAAGGTGTTGAAGTTACTCGCATCAACGACCTTACAGATCCAGTTATGCTTGCACACTTGTTGAAATACGACACAACTCAAGGTCGTTTCGACGGTACTGTAGAAGTTAAAGAAGGTGGATTCGAAGTTAACGGTAAATTCGTTAAAGTTTCTGCTGAACGTGATCCAGAACAAATCGACTGGGCTACTGACGGTGTAGAAATCGTTCTTGAAGCAACTGGTTTCTTTGCTAAGAAAGATGCAGCTGAAAAACACCTTAAAGGTGGAGCTAAGAAAGTTGTTATCACTGCTCCTGGTGGAAACGACGTTAAAACAGTTGTATTTAACACTAACCACGACGTTCTTGACGGTACTGAAACAGTTATCTCAGGTGCTTCATGTACTACAAACTGCTTGGCTCCAATGGCTAAAGCTCTTCAAGACAACTTCGGTGTTGTAGAAGGATTGATGACTACTATCCACGCTTACACTGGTGACCAAATGATCCTTGACGGACCACACCGTGGTGGTGACCTTCGCCGTGCTCGCGCTGGTGCTGCAAACATCGTTCCTAACTCAACTGGTGCTGCTAAAGCTATCGGTCTTGTAATCCCAGAATTGAACGGTAAACTTGACGGATCTGCACAACGTGTTCCAACTCCAACTGGATCAGTTACTGAATTGGTAGCAGTTCTTGAAAAGAACGTTACTGTTGATGAAGTAAACGCAGCTATGAAAGCAGCTTCAAACGAATCATACGGTTACACAGAAGATCCAATCGTATCTTCAGATATCGTAGGTATGTCTTACGGTTCATTGTTTGACGCAACTCAAACTAAAGTTCTTGACGTTGATGGTAAACAATTGGTTAAAGTTGTATCATGGTACGACAACGAAATGTCATACACTGCACAACTTGTACGTACTCTTGAATACTTTGCAAAAATCGCTAAATAA
- a CDS encoding RluA family pseudouridine synthase — MQFTFTLPESLPQMTVKQFLEEQLLIPRKIRHFLRIKKNILINHKEVHWNEMVKPGDICQLTFDEEDYPPKEILWGNSDLVQEVYQDQHLIIVNKPEGMKTHGNQPGEIALLNHVSAYVGQTCYVVHRLDMETSGLVLFAKNPFILPILNRLLEKKEIAREYWALIEGRIESRELIFRDKIGRDRHNRRKRIVDAKNGQYAETHISRLKQFPNKTTLVRCKLKTGRTHQIRVHLSHHKHPIMGDPLYNSRSKVSRLMLHAFRLSFTHPLTLEQLSFTALSDTFETELKQNG; from the coding sequence ATGCAATTCACATTTACATTACCCGAATCCTTGCCTCAAATGACGGTCAAACAATTCCTAGAGGAACAACTCCTCATCCCTAGAAAAATCCGCCATTTTTTGAGAATAAAGAAGAACATCTTAATCAACCACAAAGAAGTTCACTGGAACGAGATGGTCAAGCCAGGGGACATTTGCCAGTTGACTTTTGACGAGGAAGATTATCCCCCAAAAGAAATCCTTTGGGGCAATTCAGACCTCGTTCAAGAGGTTTATCAAGACCAACATCTCATTATCGTCAACAAGCCCGAAGGCATGAAAACTCACGGAAATCAACCTGGTGAAATTGCCCTTCTCAACCATGTCTCTGCCTACGTTGGCCAAACCTGTTATGTCGTTCATCGTCTGGATATGGAAACAAGTGGTTTAGTGCTTTTTGCTAAAAATCCTTTTATCTTACCCATCCTCAATCGTTTGTTGGAGAAAAAGGAAATCGCTCGTGAGTACTGGGCACTTATAGAAGGGCGAATAGAGAGTAGAGAACTTATCTTTCGAGATAAAATTGGTCGTGATCGACACAATCGCAGAAAAAGAATAGTTGATGCGAAAAATGGACAATATGCTGAAACGCATATCAGTCGATTAAAGCAATTCCCAAACAAGACTACCCTCGTTCGTTGCAAACTAAAGACCGGTCGAACGCATCAAATCCGTGTTCACCTCTCTCACCATAAACACCCTATTATGGGCGATCCTCTCTATAACTCTAGATCAAAAGTAAGCAGGCTCATGCTCCATGCCTTCCGACTTTCCTTTACTCATCCACTCACCTTAGAACAATTGAGTTTTACTGCCCTCTCAGATACTTTCGAAACAGAATTAAAACAAAATGGATGA
- a CDS encoding MORN repeat-containing protein, translating to MEKLKQFYEKCRVYLTRPRLELVAVVVMVLCALSVFLLNTPKKGVLTLDGGALVYDGTLVRGKMNGQGTLTFENGDQYTGDFNNGAFNGKGTFQSKDGWKYEGDFVNGQAEGQGKLTTEQEVVYEGTFKQGVFQQK from the coding sequence ATGGAAAAGCTTAAACAATTTTATGAGAAGTGTAGAGTTTACCTAACTCGCCCTAGGTTAGAGCTCGTTGCAGTAGTTGTAATGGTACTCTGTGCTCTTTCGGTATTTCTGCTAAATACGCCTAAAAAGGGTGTCCTGACACTTGATGGTGGAGCTCTTGTTTATGATGGCACCTTGGTACGAGGGAAAATGAATGGTCAAGGAACCCTGACCTTTGAAAATGGAGACCAATATACAGGTGATTTCAATAATGGAGCCTTTAATGGAAAAGGGACTTTCCAATCAAAAGATGGCTGGAAATACGAAGGTGATTTTGTAAATGGTCAGGCTGAAGGTCAAGGGAAGTTGACTACAGAGCAAGAAGTTGTTTATGAAGGGACCTTTAAACAAGGCGTTTTTCAGCAAAAATAG
- a CDS encoding ribonuclease P: MLKAVREYLSFAGVQYRNPDKAGDEREKMLDLRQKGQEARKSFTELAKTFQANHPEWQLQQTSQWMNQAQRLRPHFWAYLQRDGQVTEPMMALRLYGTPADFGISLEVSFIERKKDEQTLDKQAKVLDLPVVEGIYYLVYSNGESHKVEATEENRRTLREKARSQEVRKVLVKSDVSLIENQSVEAILEKLEAAYTRLLPYYEVTRE, encoded by the coding sequence ATGCTGAAAGCAGTTAGAGAATATCTATCATTTGCAGGGGTCCAGTACCGCAATCCTGATAAAGCTGGTGATGAAAGAGAAAAGATGTTGGACTTGCGACAAAAAGGTCAAGAGGCCCGGAAGTCTTTTACAGAACTGGCTAAAACTTTTCAAGCTAATCATCCAGAATGGCAACTGCAACAGACTAGTCAGTGGATGAACCAAGCGCAGCGTTTGCGACCGCATTTCTGGGCCTATCTACAGAGAGACGGACAAGTGACAGAACCTATGATGGCTCTTCGTTTGTATGGAACACCTGCTGACTTTGGGATTTCTTTGGAAGTCAGTTTCATCGAGCGCAAGAAAGACGAACAGACCTTAGACAAGCAAGCCAAGGTTTTAGATCTTCCAGTGGTAGAAGGAATTTATTATCTAGTCTACTCAAATGGGGAAAGTCATAAGGTGGAGGCTACTGAGGAGAATCGTCGTACTTTACGCGAGAAGGCGAGAAGTCAGGAAGTCCGTAAAGTTTTGGTCAAGTCAGATGTTTCCCTCATTGAGAATCAGTCAGTAGAAGCGATATTGGAGAAGCTAGAAGCGGCTTATACTCGCTTGCTCCCGTACTATGAGGTGACGAGGGAATAG
- the tkt gene encoding transketolase — translation MSNLSVNAIRFLGIDAINKANSGHPGVVMGAAPMAYSLFTKQLRINPAQPNWINRDRFILSAGHGSMLLYALLHLSGFEDVSMDEVKNFRQWGSKTPGHPEFGHTAGVDATTGPLGQGISTATGFAQAERFLAAKYNREGFNIFDHYTYVICGDGDLMEGVSSEAASYAGLQKLDKLVVLYDSNDINLDGETKDSFTESVRDRYNAYGWHTALVEDGTDLEAIHAAIEAAKASGKPSLIEVKTVIGYGSPNKQGTNAVHGAPLGADETAATRQALGWEYEPFEIPAEVYADFKENVADRGASAYQAWTKLVADYKEAHPELAAEVEAIIDGRDPVEVTPADFPALENGFSQATRNSSQDALNVVAAKLPTFLGGSADLAHSNMTYIKTDGLQDNANRLNRNIQFGVREFAMGTILNGMALHGGLRVYGGTFFVFSDYVKAAVRLSALQGLPVTYVFTHDSIAVGEDGPTHEPVEHLAGLRAMPNLNVFRPADARETQAAWYLAVTSEKTPTALVLTRQNLTVEEGTDFDKVAKGAYVVYENAADFDTILIATGSEVNLAVAAAKELASQGAKVRVVSMPSTDVFDAQDAAYKEEILPNAVRRRVAVEMGATQNWYKYVGLDGAVLGIDTFGASAPAPKVLAEYGFTVENLVKVVQNLK, via the coding sequence ATGTCAAATCTATCTGTTAATGCAATTCGTTTTCTAGGTATTGACGCCATCAACAAAGCAAACTCAGGTCACCCAGGGGTGGTTATGGGGGCTGCTCCAATGGCCTATAGCCTCTTTACAAAGCAACTTCGTATCAATCCAGCTCAACCAAACTGGATCAACCGCGATCGCTTTATTCTTTCAGCAGGTCATGGTTCAATGCTTCTTTATGCCCTTCTTCACCTTTCTGGTTTTGAAGATGTTAGCATGGATGAAGTCAAGAACTTCCGCCAATGGGGTTCAAAAACACCAGGTCACCCAGAATTTGGTCATACTGCAGGGGTTGACGCGACAACTGGTCCTCTAGGACAAGGGATTTCTACTGCTACTGGTTTTGCCCAAGCAGAACGCTTCTTAGCAGCCAAATATAACCGCGAAGGTTTCAATATCTTTGACCACTATACTTATGTGATCTGTGGAGACGGAGATTTGATGGAAGGTGTCTCAAGTGAGGCAGCTTCATACGCAGGCTTGCAAAAACTTGACAAGTTGGTGGTTCTTTATGATTCAAATGACATCAACTTGGATGGTGAGACAAAGGATTCTTTCACTGAAAGTGTTCGTGATCGCTACAATGCCTACGGCTGGCATACAGCCTTGGTTGAAGATGGAACAGACTTGGAAGCAATCCATGCGGCTATTGAAGCAGCTAAAGCTTCAGGAAAACCATCTTTGATTGAAGTGAAGACTGTGATTGGATATGGTTCTCCAAACAAACAAGGAACTAATGCCGTACACGGGGCTCCTCTTGGAGCAGATGAAACTGCAGCAACTCGCCAAGCGCTAGGTTGGGAGTATGAACCATTTGAAATCCCAGCTGAAGTTTATGCTGATTTCAAGGAAAATGTTGCAGACCGTGGCGCATCAGCTTATCAAGCTTGGACTAAATTAGTTGCAGATTATAAAGAAGCGCATCCAGAACTGGCTGCAGAAGTAGAAGCCATTATCGACGGCCGTGACCCAGTTGAGGTGACTCCAGCAGACTTCCCAGCCTTAGAAAATGGATTTTCTCAAGCAACTCGTAATTCAAGCCAGGATGCTTTGAACGTTGTAGCTGCTAAATTGCCAACTTTCTTAGGTGGTTCAGCTGACCTCGCTCACTCAAACATGACTTACATCAAAACGGATGGACTTCAAGATAATGCTAATCGCTTGAACCGCAACATTCAGTTTGGTGTTCGTGAATTTGCAATGGGAACGATCTTGAACGGGATGGCCCTTCACGGTGGACTTCGTGTATACGGTGGTACTTTCTTCGTCTTCTCTGACTATGTGAAAGCAGCTGTCCGCTTGTCAGCCTTGCAAGGACTTCCTGTGACTTATGTCTTTACCCACGATTCTATTGCAGTTGGTGAAGATGGTCCAACTCACGAACCAGTTGAACACTTAGCAGGTCTCCGTGCTATGCCAAATCTGAATGTTTTCCGCCCAGCAGATGCTCGTGAAACTCAAGCAGCTTGGTACCTTGCAGTGACAAGCGAAAAAACACCAACTGCCCTTGTCTTGACACGTCAAAACTTGACTGTCGAAGAGGGAACAGACTTTGATAAAGTTGCGAAAGGTGCCTATGTTGTCTATGAAAATGCAGCAGACTTTGATACAATTTTGATTGCAACAGGTTCAGAGGTGAATTTGGCGGTCGCAGCTGCCAAAGAATTAGCTAGTCAAGGTGCAAAAGTTCGTGTAGTCAGCATGCCATCAACAGATGTCTTTGACGCACAAGATGCAGCTTACAAGGAAGAAATTCTTCCAAATGCAGTTCGCCGTCGTGTTGCAGTCGAAATGGGTGCAACTCAAAACTGGTACAAGTATGTTGGTCTTGATGGTGCCGTTCTCGGTATTGATACCTTTGGAGCATCTGCCCCAGCACCAAAAGTATTGGCGGAGTACGGATTTACAGTTGAAAATCTAGTCAAAGTCGTTCAAAACTTGAAATAA